Proteins encoded together in one Thermococcus barophilus MP window:
- a CDS encoding RAD55 family ATPase has product MTRISTGVKGLDKMLNGGLIPGRAYLVKGGPGSGKTTLCIHFLMEGVKRGEKVLYITLEEPIDILKEDMREMGFDVDNPLFVGIDATPVKEKRSFFEGMHYEEFAKGFNELIRAIKERLEGEEFTRVVIDPITMIKLTMKDELEYRRTFLGFLKEIAKYNVTLLITSEIYEMGIEDYLVSGVIELRTFEVGGKTVRGIKVVKFRGSDFDETIRPYKITGNGIEVYSEETIM; this is encoded by the coding sequence ATGACTCGCATCTCTACTGGAGTGAAAGGTCTTGATAAAATGCTTAATGGTGGGCTTATACCTGGAAGGGCTTATCTTGTTAAAGGCGGTCCCGGGAGTGGAAAGACAACTCTCTGTATTCACTTCCTCATGGAGGGAGTTAAGAGGGGAGAGAAAGTACTTTATATAACCCTTGAAGAGCCGATTGACATTTTGAAAGAGGATATGAGAGAGATGGGCTTTGATGTTGACAATCCCCTCTTTGTAGGCATCGATGCCACCCCTGTGAAGGAGAAGAGGAGCTTCTTCGAGGGAATGCACTATGAGGAATTTGCAAAAGGCTTTAATGAGCTTATAAGAGCCATAAAAGAGAGGCTTGAAGGGGAGGAATTCACGAGGGTTGTTATTGATCCCATCACGATGATTAAGCTGACGATGAAGGATGAGCTTGAGTATAGAAGGACTTTTCTTGGGTTTTTAAAGGAGATTGCCAAGTACAACGTAACCCTGCTGATAACCTCTGAGATCTATGAAATGGGGATTGAGGACTATCTTGTCAGTGGTGTCATAGAGCTGAGAACATTTGAAGTCGGAGGAAAAACTGTCAGGGGCATTAAGGTGGTTAAGTTCAGGGGAAGCGACTTTGATGAAACCATAAGACCCTACAAGATAACCGGCAACGGGATTGAGGTGTACAGCGAAGAGACGATCATGTGA
- a CDS encoding GNAT family N-acetyltransferase, with protein MEIVKVQNPVELKDKLLEFVFRVYRGTNGAYPALEWVEKKPSQDDFKGFKKVYEPFLEFRLEKEFDELYILKEGEKIVGTVALVYNLKGKDVWWVPEDIKSEETGLIEFFMVDPEYRGKGYGSKLLEFAVERLKELGKDVYIITFPHLEAYSYYLRKGFVKVMDYKEFVVLKLPTS; from the coding sequence ATGGAGATTGTAAAGGTTCAAAATCCTGTGGAACTTAAGGACAAGCTTTTGGAGTTCGTCTTTAGGGTTTATAGGGGAACAAATGGTGCCTATCCGGCACTTGAGTGGGTGGAAAAAAAGCCGAGTCAAGATGATTTTAAAGGTTTTAAGAAGGTTTATGAACCTTTTCTTGAATTCAGGCTTGAAAAAGAGTTTGATGAGCTTTACATTCTCAAGGAAGGGGAAAAGATAGTCGGCACAGTTGCACTTGTATACAATCTTAAAGGCAAAGATGTGTGGTGGGTACCTGAGGATATAAAAAGCGAAGAAACAGGCTTGATAGAGTTCTTCATGGTCGATCCGGAATATAGGGGCAAGGGATACGGATCAAAGCTTTTAGAGTTCGCTGTTGAGAGGCTGAAGGAGCTTGGAAAAGATGTTTATATAATTACATTCCCGCACTTGGAAGCATATTCTTACTATCTCAGGAAGGGCTTTGTTAAGGTTATGGACTACAAGGAGTTCGTGGTTTTAAAATTGCCCACCTCCTGA